AAGGAACGTCCCCGTTGTGAGGATCACCGCTTGCGCTTGATACACGGCATCACCACGAACTTTAACGCCAGTGATTCGCTTTTGCCCCTCGACTTTTTCGAAGACCAAGTCCTCGACAGCCTCCTGCCGGAGCGTCAGGTTTTCTTGTTCTTCAACGAGGCGTTTGATCTCGGTCTGGTAAAGCTTCTTATCCGCCTGCGCCCGCGGGCTGTGCATCGCCGGCCCCTTGCGGCGGTTGAGCATGCGGAATTGGATCCCCGTGGCATCGATTGCCTGCCCCATCACTCCGCCGAGCGCGTCGATTTCGCGAACGATCTGCCCCTTGCCGACGCCGCCGATGGCCGGGTTACAACTCATCTGGCCAACGGTGTCGCAGTTGGTGGTCAATAACGCGGTCCGGGCTCCCAGGCGCGCTGCTGCCAATGCAGCCTCGGTCCCGGCGTGGCCGGCTCCGATCACGATGAGGTCGTATTGGTAAGGATCTACAGGCATAGTACCAGCGTAACCGCCAGATTCGCTCACTCCAAGGCAAGCAGAGGGTTTCGCTCGAACTTGGCGATTGGTCGATGCGTAATCACGCTGGGCTCTGGGGCGTGGCTCAGCTAAGATAACTAAAAGAGCTATCCTGAAGAGTTTGCTGCGTTCGTAGGAGGAGAAGTCCGAATCATGACTAACCTAGCAACATTTCTGCTTATTGCGATTACGACTTCAGCTGGCTGCGCTACGGTACCAGCACACGCACAAGGTCGGCTGTTCGGCATCGGCAGCCGCACGATGGGTGGCCGTTTCACCTGGTCGGACGAAGTGATCTACAACGACTGGCGGATTCAGAAGAGTGCTATCGTTGGCCACTACCGACTGATTGATCCGAAGGATCGTCGAGTAACATTCGGCTCGTTCGAGACATGCGAGAACAAGTTCTACGAGATCCTTCGCGACGGAGATATTCCCGAACTTCCCAAGCATGTGGTCATCGTCCTGCACGGCCTTGGAGCAGGTCGCCAGTATATGCAGGGATTGGCCGATCACCTGACCGAGCAAGGCAACTTTGCCACCGTGAACTTCGGCTACCCGTCAACGATGGGCAAGATTGAAGAGCACAGCGACTCGCTGGCAAGTGTTATCCGCCACCTCAACGGCGTCGAGTCAATCGACTTTGTTGCCCACAGCAT
The Lacipirellulaceae bacterium genome window above contains:
- a CDS encoding alpha/beta hydrolase, translating into MTNLATFLLIAITTSAGCATVPAHAQGRLFGIGSRTMGGRFTWSDEVIYNDWRIQKSAIVGHYRLIDPKDRRVTFGSFETCENKFYEILRDGDIPELPKHVVIVLHGLGAGRQYMQGLADHLTEQGNFATVNFGYPSTMGKIEEHSDSLASVIRHLNGVESIDFVAHSMGNIVVRHYLHDIAQLPEEQRPKVKFRRMVMISPPNHGAGMATSWADSKLAQMAAGEPLDQLAPDRGWPDLEKQLATPGFEFGIIAGGTGNDEGYLSSIPGDDDALLSLETTKLSGAADFVQVKGLHQLMSRYKSVRGFTLSFLQNGYFDTLETVEPID